One window from the genome of Haladaptatus paucihalophilus DX253 encodes:
- a CDS encoding type II/IV secretion system ATPase subunit: MSSLDISTGYDTPDTEVVPPPIPPDDSNAWYAPDVRDQRELHPGVVATVRETDDGFRYDVRTPALGTTDENALDRVREYFATANLRRPLTREGAVECVEQGFEPKYRRAIDRLTDLSHSARRRVEYHALAELLCLGRLTPLALDDQIEVADAAGDHLVVHTEDYAPADTDLPADADYLARFASERIETHTVDFRDFRIPVVIYQEHLLGTDSFATKYAVLEPNLLPDDDRLIEECKDRIWETHVGDIVDDRAAFVRSRATQFLSRRLTARNTRAWFDAAKYRVRTALAEYDLAVPPVDHRFSDDRLTDLVYYVLRDYVGHGKLTIPIRDGLLEDIEANRVGERIKVVPRGRAIGHGERIPTNLAFEDESAFVNVVTQMAASDGVELNASNPSAKVNLSLDGVADEETIRCAVALPVISEDGPHISIRKQAPDTMTPVDLLDADSISTEIVTLLWQLYEHHGVALFSGQTGVGKTTLMNAHMPFIPYRDRPISIDEGSREVRLPHETGVSLTTRDHENDYKRVTMADLMTECNYLNPDVEVIAEINTPASFQTFAESLNTGHGLLGTTHAENIEKLVNRVVEQGLSSYLLQEIDLVVFPRNVDGERYVGEVVELVTEDELAELDGRCGTVTKDGTTIHWNALAWREHDGSFQTKYDHPHLGDEERNIGFRFFHRLAHRTDRSVEEVEAEFHRKHRYVQYLERESVTDFDELFSFLADLQNNEAATVERVSREVRG; this comes from the coding sequence ATGTCATCTTTGGATATATCGACAGGTTATGACACACCAGATACAGAGGTGGTTCCCCCGCCGATTCCGCCGGACGACTCCAACGCGTGGTACGCACCCGACGTGCGCGACCAGCGCGAACTCCACCCCGGCGTGGTCGCTACGGTTCGGGAGACGGACGACGGGTTCCGATACGACGTTCGAACGCCCGCACTCGGCACGACGGACGAGAACGCGCTCGACCGGGTTCGAGAGTACTTCGCCACCGCGAACCTTCGACGGCCGCTCACCCGCGAGGGGGCGGTCGAGTGCGTCGAGCAGGGGTTCGAACCGAAGTACCGACGCGCCATCGACCGGCTGACAGATCTCTCACATTCGGCCCGTCGCCGGGTCGAGTATCACGCGCTGGCCGAGTTGCTCTGTCTCGGGCGACTCACGCCGCTGGCGCTGGACGACCAGATAGAAGTCGCCGACGCCGCGGGAGACCACCTCGTCGTCCACACCGAGGACTACGCACCCGCCGACACGGACCTCCCGGCCGACGCCGACTATCTGGCTCGCTTCGCCAGCGAGCGAATCGAGACGCACACGGTCGATTTCCGGGACTTTCGAATTCCGGTCGTCATCTATCAGGAGCACCTGCTCGGGACGGATTCGTTCGCCACGAAGTACGCCGTCCTCGAACCGAACCTCCTGCCGGACGACGACCGCCTCATCGAGGAGTGTAAGGACCGCATCTGGGAAACGCACGTCGGCGACATCGTGGACGACCGCGCCGCGTTCGTCCGCTCGCGGGCGACGCAGTTTCTCTCGCGGCGTCTCACCGCCCGGAACACCCGCGCGTGGTTCGACGCGGCGAAGTATCGCGTTCGAACCGCGCTCGCGGAGTACGACCTCGCGGTTCCACCGGTGGACCACCGCTTCTCGGACGACCGACTCACCGACCTCGTGTACTACGTCCTCCGCGATTACGTCGGGCACGGAAAGCTGACGATACCCATCCGGGACGGTCTGCTCGAAGACATCGAGGCGAATCGCGTCGGCGAGCGAATCAAGGTCGTTCCCCGCGGCCGCGCCATCGGCCACGGTGAGCGCATCCCGACGAACCTCGCGTTCGAGGACGAATCGGCGTTCGTCAACGTCGTCACCCAGATGGCCGCCTCGGACGGCGTGGAGCTCAACGCCAGCAACCCCAGCGCGAAGGTGAACCTCTCGCTCGACGGCGTGGCCGACGAGGAGACCATCCGCTGTGCCGTCGCCCTCCCGGTCATTTCGGAGGACGGTCCGCACATCTCCATTCGGAAGCAGGCACCGGACACGATGACCCCCGTTGACCTGCTCGACGCCGACAGCATCTCGACCGAAATCGTCACCCTGCTCTGGCAGCTGTACGAACACCACGGCGTCGCGCTGTTCTCGGGCCAGACGGGGGTCGGGAAGACGACCCTCATGAACGCGCACATGCCGTTCATCCCGTACCGCGACCGCCCCATCAGCATCGACGAGGGGTCCCGCGAGGTGCGCCTGCCGCACGAAACGGGCGTCTCGCTCACCACCCGCGACCACGAGAACGACTACAAGCGGGTGACGATGGCGGACCTGATGACCGAGTGTAACTACCTCAACCCGGACGTGGAGGTCATCGCGGAAATCAACACCCCCGCCTCGTTTCAGACGTTCGCCGAATCGCTGAACACGGGTCACGGACTCCTCGGGACGACCCACGCAGAGAACATCGAGAAACTCGTCAACCGGGTGGTCGAACAGGGGCTTTCCTCCTATCTCCTCCAAGAAATCGACCTCGTGGTGTTCCCCCGCAACGTGGACGGCGAGCGCTACGTCGGCGAAGTCGTGGAACTCGTGACCGAGGACGAGTTGGCCGAACTGGACGGCCGCTGTGGAACGGTCACGAAGGACGGCACGACGATTCACTGGAACGCCCTCGCGTGGCGGGAGCACGACGGGTCGTTCCAGACGAAGTACGACCACCCGCACCTCGGCGACGAGGAGCGGAACATCGGCTTTCGGTTCTTCCACCGCCTCGCCCACCGCACTGACCGGAGCGTCGAGGAAGTCGAGGCCGAGTTCCACCGTAAACACCGCTACGTGCAATATCTGGAGCGCGAGAGCGTGACCGACTTCGACGAACTGTTCTCGTTCCTCGCCGACCTCCAGAACAACGAAGCGGCGACGGTGGAACGGGTTTCGCGGGAGGTGCGCGGGTGA
- a CDS encoding fumarylacetoacetate hydrolase family protein: protein MRLARIRTADGVLTGEYEDGTVDTGSESYLVGDDAELLAPCEPSALYCVGRNYATTNDQMGYERPERPDWFIKPSVSVLPHGAALPYPDWTSELTYAGELAAVIDGRCTNLDVGDVDDAVRGYTILNDLDALDQDGRTARKAFDGSAPLGPWIETELDPSDVEMTTHVGGDLRQEANTSEMLFSPREVIAFLSERYTFQPGDVVSFGSPANPGLVRPGEVVEIRYDGIGTLRNTIVDAD from the coding sequence ATGCGCTTGGCACGGATACGGACCGCGGATGGGGTGTTGACTGGTGAATACGAGGACGGGACGGTAGACACCGGCTCCGAGTCGTACCTCGTCGGTGACGACGCCGAACTGCTCGCTCCCTGCGAACCGTCGGCGCTGTACTGCGTCGGGCGAAACTACGCGACGACGAACGACCAGATGGGGTACGAGCGACCCGAGCGTCCCGACTGGTTCATCAAGCCGTCGGTGTCGGTTCTTCCGCACGGAGCGGCACTACCGTATCCCGACTGGACGAGCGAACTGACGTACGCCGGAGAACTCGCCGCCGTTATCGACGGTCGATGCACGAACCTCGACGTTGGCGACGTGGACGACGCGGTTCGCGGATACACGATACTAAACGACCTCGACGCCCTCGACCAGGACGGACGAACCGCCCGGAAAGCGTTCGACGGGTCGGCTCCGTTGGGTCCGTGGATCGAGACGGAGTTGGACCCCTCGGACGTCGAGATGACGACGCACGTCGGCGGCGACCTTCGTCAGGAGGCGAACACTTCGGAAATGCTGTTTTCCCCGCGCGAAGTCATCGCGTTCCTCTCGGAGCGGTACACGTTCCAACCGGGCGACGTCGTTTCGTTCGGCAGTCCCGCCAACCCCGGTCTCGTTCGCCCCGGCGAGGTGGTCGAAATCCGATACGACGGTATCGGAACGCTCCGAAATACGATCGTCGACGCGGACTAA
- a CDS encoding long-chain-fatty-acid--CoA ligase, translating to MYPTVGDTLSLSAEKNPDRTALVYPRKDQSWTYREFDERVNRLANALSERGVEKGDRVSTLLFNTSELVLTMYAASKLGAVFNPLNFRLPAGEVTYILNDAESSVLVYEDAVAEVVETARDDLKTVTEFVHVDDPDADTYFYDLLADQSAAEPNADVSDEDDYIVMYTSGTTGRPKGVVHAHRDMIEHSMSVLVDQQLTRDDVGLSAAPLYHSAELHVFLIPRIHVGATNVIQHAFDPEETLSMLVEHDVTVLFGAPTMWLAMLQANPESYDLSALRLGGYGGASMAPATIRDVHERIGCDLIQYYGMTELGPAVTVLYPDEQLEKAGSAGIPILNHDVRVARLDADGNALAPDEEAPTGTVGEIIVRGPALMREYWNSPEKTDAAIRDGWYYSGDLGYADEDGYVWVKDRADDMIISGGENIYPREVEDTLLEHPDVIEAAVVGTPDDEWGEKVVAYVAAESGTTAEALDSFLLGNDDLADFKRPREYAFVDELPKTPSGKIQKFELREDDA from the coding sequence ATGTATCCCACTGTGGGAGACACTCTCTCCCTATCGGCCGAGAAGAACCCGGACCGCACCGCACTGGTGTACCCGCGAAAAGACCAATCCTGGACGTATCGTGAGTTCGACGAGCGAGTGAACCGACTCGCCAACGCGCTCTCCGAACGCGGTGTCGAGAAGGGAGATCGCGTCTCGACGCTCCTGTTCAACACCAGCGAACTGGTGCTCACGATGTACGCCGCCTCGAAACTCGGTGCGGTGTTCAACCCGCTCAACTTTCGCCTGCCCGCCGGGGAGGTGACGTACATCCTGAACGACGCCGAGAGTTCGGTACTCGTCTACGAAGACGCGGTGGCGGAGGTTGTCGAGACGGCCAGAGACGACCTGAAAACGGTCACGGAGTTCGTCCACGTCGATGACCCGGACGCGGACACGTACTTCTACGACCTGCTCGCGGACCAATCGGCGGCCGAACCGAACGCGGACGTCTCGGATGAGGACGACTACATCGTCATGTACACCAGCGGAACCACCGGGCGGCCGAAGGGCGTCGTCCACGCTCACCGAGACATGATAGAGCACAGCATGTCCGTTCTCGTCGACCAGCAACTGACCCGAGACGACGTCGGCCTCTCGGCGGCACCGCTCTATCACTCCGCGGAACTCCACGTCTTCCTCATTCCGCGGATTCACGTGGGCGCGACGAACGTCATCCAGCACGCCTTCGACCCGGAGGAGACGCTCTCGATGCTCGTCGAACACGACGTGACGGTCCTGTTCGGTGCGCCGACGATGTGGCTGGCGATGCTCCAAGCGAACCCGGAATCCTACGACCTCTCCGCGCTCCGATTGGGCGGGTACGGCGGCGCGAGCATGGCACCGGCCACCATTCGCGACGTCCACGAGCGAATCGGCTGTGACCTCATCCAGTACTACGGCATGACCGAACTCGGTCCGGCGGTCACGGTGCTCTACCCGGACGAGCAACTGGAGAAGGCGGGCAGCGCCGGGATTCCGATACTCAACCACGACGTTCGCGTCGCCCGTCTCGACGCGGACGGAAACGCGCTCGCGCCGGACGAAGAAGCGCCCACCGGAACCGTCGGCGAAATCATCGTTCGGGGTCCGGCGTTGATGCGAGAGTACTGGAACAGTCCCGAGAAAACCGACGCGGCCATCCGCGACGGGTGGTACTACTCCGGCGACCTCGGCTACGCCGACGAGGACGGCTACGTCTGGGTCAAAGACCGCGCGGACGACATGATAATCAGCGGCGGGGAGAACATCTACCCGCGGGAGGTCGAAGACACGCTCCTCGAACACCCCGACGTGATAGAGGCGGCGGTCGTCGGCACGCCCGACGACGAGTGGGGCGAGAAAGTGGTCGCGTACGTCGCCGCCGAGTCGGGAACGACCGCGGAAGCGCTCGATTCGTTCCTCCTCGGGAACGACGACCTCGCCGACTTCAAGCGGCCGCGCGAGTACGCCTTCGTCGACGAACTGCCGAAGACGCCCAGCGGGAAGATTCAGAAGTTCGAACTCCGGGAGGACGACGCGTAA
- a CDS encoding ABC transporter ATP-binding protein, whose product MLEVENLRKEYGGFTAVEGSSFSVSDGEVFGVIGPNGAGKTTTLKMLAGLIEPTAGSARVAGYDAQDPEMRTQLGFLPEESPLYEDMTPLSYLSFFADLYDVPSGVADERIHRTLDRLELDHRERRLGDMSKGMRRKVAIARSLVNDPAVLIYDEPASGLDPLTTNYIIEFTRELSDSGKTVVFSAHNLFHVESICDRIVVMNNGRIVAGGSVEDLREEHGRTEYHVSTTVEVTDAVRENGTYRRVVESMDAVAETRERAEAAGGSVVDIETRSPSLEDIFLDLATDAPDVEGRP is encoded by the coding sequence ATGCTCGAAGTGGAAAATCTCCGGAAGGAATACGGCGGCTTCACGGCCGTCGAGGGGAGCAGTTTCTCCGTCTCCGATGGGGAGGTGTTCGGGGTCATCGGCCCGAACGGCGCGGGGAAGACGACGACCCTGAAGATGCTCGCCGGACTCATCGAACCGACCGCCGGGAGCGCGCGGGTCGCGGGCTACGACGCGCAGGACCCCGAGATGCGGACTCAACTCGGATTTCTCCCCGAGGAGTCGCCGCTGTACGAGGACATGACGCCGCTGTCGTACCTGTCCTTCTTCGCCGACCTCTACGACGTGCCGAGCGGCGTCGCCGACGAGCGGATTCACCGCACGCTGGACCGCCTCGAACTGGACCACCGCGAGCGACGACTGGGGGACATGTCCAAAGGAATGCGGCGGAAGGTCGCCATCGCCCGCTCGCTGGTCAACGACCCGGCGGTGCTGATTTACGACGAACCGGCGAGCGGGTTGGACCCGCTCACGACGAACTACATCATCGAGTTCACGCGCGAGTTGAGCGATTCGGGCAAGACGGTCGTCTTCAGCGCGCACAACCTGTTTCACGTCGAGAGCATCTGTGACCGCATCGTCGTGATGAACAACGGTCGAATCGTGGCGGGCGGGAGCGTCGAAGACCTCCGCGAGGAACACGGCCGGACCGAGTACCACGTCTCCACGACGGTCGAGGTGACCGACGCGGTGCGGGAGAACGGAACTTACCGCCGCGTCGTCGAAAGCATGGACGCCGTGGCCGAGACGCGGGAACGCGCGGAAGCGGCCGGGGGGAGCGTCGTGGATATCGAGACGCGCTCGCCCAGTTTGGAGGACATCTTCCTCGATTTGGCGACCGACGCGCCGGACGTGGAGGGGCGTCCGTGA
- a CDS encoding ABC transporter permease subunit → MKRRKTLRIARWEVSKNAGQFDRRTLAVVAVVLLFVAVLTPMVASRGNTVDDGIYRVGVSEDSQYYGPVATDPTFVAVEPTAETYESGEFDVFVCTGDAVPNCPRDALRYKDSPKGKAALAELRTTVERYNDERMAEEPDRAAAFPVNVTLRYVQQNATAGAPGAGKSGASGPGAGDGITTRTTTAGETRLGGSDGAGSGGAGTDGTGGNDAGGRDGSATGSVAAPSVGSGSSIFVDNERQGTPSDISPPFPFESLVLAFAFILPMNFVIQAYASSVIEERINDRGELLLVSPVSRGDIIVGKTLPYFVGMVAIATVTAVGIVQFTPNVGTEPLAVAGAVVTAVSAVIPIALLFLASAFVGAMFSRSFKELTFVTVSLSVFLTSYAFVPSVFTDVHPIASISPLSLVVRVLQGESVALGQYAFSTLPLFLTAGVLFALGAGVYREEDMFTQRPVTLKALDALDSQLHGMRSVAKCSALSIPFVFVAELLAVALLFALPVDLSIPVLLLAIAFIEEVAKSVHVYAGFSHSRFDRSLRTVGSLGLLSGFGFFVGEKLTAIAQLVGLPNLELGRAAFGAATGLGVDASPLVLLGLLFAPLALHSVTATVTAYGASKDRNWYAWTLAVTTLVHAAYNLTVVNALG, encoded by the coding sequence GTGAAGCGCCGCAAGACGCTCCGCATCGCACGCTGGGAAGTGAGCAAGAACGCGGGACAGTTCGACCGGCGGACGCTCGCCGTCGTCGCCGTCGTCCTCCTGTTCGTCGCCGTGCTGACCCCGATGGTCGCCAGTCGGGGGAACACCGTGGACGACGGCATCTACCGCGTCGGCGTCAGCGAGGACAGCCAGTACTACGGTCCGGTCGCGACCGACCCGACGTTCGTGGCCGTCGAACCGACCGCGGAGACCTACGAGTCGGGCGAATTCGACGTGTTCGTCTGCACCGGTGATGCCGTTCCGAACTGTCCTCGGGACGCGCTGCGTTACAAGGATTCGCCCAAAGGCAAGGCGGCGCTCGCCGAACTGCGGACGACGGTCGAGCGGTACAACGACGAACGGATGGCCGAAGAACCGGACCGCGCCGCCGCGTTTCCGGTGAACGTCACGCTCCGGTACGTCCAGCAGAACGCCACTGCCGGTGCTCCCGGAGCGGGAAAAAGTGGAGCAAGCGGACCCGGCGCGGGTGACGGAATCACCACCCGCACCACGACGGCGGGCGAGACGCGCCTCGGCGGAAGCGACGGTGCCGGAAGCGGTGGTGCCGGAACGGACGGAACGGGCGGAAACGACGCGGGCGGTCGGGACGGGTCGGCGACCGGGTCCGTCGCGGCCCCGTCGGTGGGTTCCGGGTCGTCCATCTTCGTCGATAACGAGCGGCAGGGGACTCCTTCGGACATCTCGCCGCCGTTCCCGTTCGAGTCGCTGGTGCTCGCGTTCGCGTTCATCCTGCCGATGAACTTCGTGATTCAGGCCTACGCGAGCAGCGTCATCGAGGAGCGCATCAACGACCGCGGCGAGTTGCTCCTCGTCTCGCCGGTGTCCCGCGGCGACATCATCGTCGGCAAGACTCTACCGTACTTCGTCGGCATGGTCGCCATCGCAACGGTGACGGCGGTCGGTATCGTGCAGTTCACCCCTAACGTCGGTACCGAACCGCTGGCCGTCGCGGGTGCGGTGGTGACGGCAGTGTCGGCGGTGATTCCCATCGCGCTGTTGTTCCTCGCCAGCGCGTTCGTCGGCGCGATGTTCTCCCGGTCGTTCAAGGAACTCACGTTCGTCACGGTGTCGCTCAGCGTCTTCCTCACCTCCTACGCGTTCGTGCCGTCCGTGTTCACCGACGTGCATCCCATCGCGTCCATCTCGCCCCTGTCGCTGGTGGTTCGCGTCCTGCAGGGCGAGTCGGTCGCGCTGGGACAGTACGCCTTCTCGACGCTGCCGCTGTTTCTCACCGCGGGTGTGTTGTTCGCGCTCGGCGCGGGCGTCTACCGCGAGGAGGACATGTTCACCCAGCGCCCGGTGACGCTGAAGGCGCTCGACGCGCTCGACAGCCAACTTCACGGGATGCGGAGCGTCGCAAAATGCAGCGCGCTCTCGATTCCGTTCGTCTTCGTGGCCGAACTGCTCGCGGTGGCGCTCCTCTTCGCGCTCCCCGTGGACCTCTCGATTCCCGTGTTGCTCCTCGCAATCGCGTTCATCGAGGAGGTCGCAAAGAGCGTCCACGTCTACGCCGGGTTCTCCCACTCGCGGTTCGACCGCTCGCTTCGGACGGTGGGGAGCCTCGGTCTGCTGAGCGGCTTCGGCTTCTTCGTCGGCGAAAAACTGACCGCCATCGCCCAGTTGGTCGGGCTTCCGAACCTCGAACTCGGACGGGCGGCGTTCGGTGCTGCCACCGGTCTCGGCGTGGACGCCTCGCCGCTCGTCTTGCTGGGCCTGCTGTTCGCGCCGCTCGCGCTCCATTCGGTCACGGCGACCGTCACGGCCTACGGGGCCAGCAAGGACCGAAATTGGTACGCGTGGACGCTGGCCGTCACGACGCTGGTTCACGCCGCCTACAACCTCACGGTGGTGAACGCCCTTGGATAA
- a CDS encoding ABC transporter permease yields MDKRLTVARRELASLRSEKTIVLAILIQLLIAAFSSFLAVGLVSMYDPGSASNGFVVSFGVTGDASADLAPVLASDDSWEAEHYRTQRAAMRDFRSGRIHAVLAVDRTADGSVRVTAIAPDGNIKTTLVVTQIKEVLDKLERRERARFASRLERSPVAPPPETGASPYFGFTYTVLIPLLMFLPVFISGSVAVDTIAEEYDRGTLELLRVTPLTGVDIVDGKLLAMGILAPVQAAAWLVLLSFNGTNVANPLEIVALVAAFSVAIVAIGAILALRFRDRKQAQFLFSMAMLVVFSGTYLLPEAPANTVARLAIGSPTPFTHAMVALYLACSLAGYALVRRVVGGRGLLTTA; encoded by the coding sequence TTGGATAAACGCCTCACCGTTGCGCGGCGGGAGTTGGCGTCGCTCAGGAGCGAGAAGACCATCGTGCTGGCGATACTGATCCAGTTGCTCATCGCGGCGTTCTCGTCGTTCCTCGCAGTCGGACTGGTGTCGATGTACGACCCCGGGTCCGCCTCGAACGGCTTCGTCGTCTCGTTCGGCGTGACGGGGGACGCGAGCGCCGACCTCGCGCCCGTCCTCGCTTCGGACGATAGCTGGGAGGCGGAGCACTACCGGACCCAGCGCGCCGCGATGCGCGACTTCCGGTCCGGAAGAATACACGCCGTTCTCGCCGTCGACCGCACCGCGGACGGAAGCGTCCGCGTGACCGCCATCGCCCCGGATGGCAACATCAAGACGACGCTCGTCGTGACCCAGATAAAGGAGGTACTCGACAAACTCGAACGCCGCGAGCGGGCGCGGTTCGCCTCTCGACTCGAACGGTCGCCCGTCGCACCGCCGCCCGAGACGGGTGCGAGTCCGTACTTCGGGTTCACCTACACGGTGCTCATCCCGCTGTTGATGTTCCTCCCGGTATTCATCAGCGGGAGCGTCGCCGTGGACACCATCGCCGAGGAGTACGACCGCGGAACCCTCGAACTCCTCCGCGTGACGCCGCTGACCGGCGTGGACATCGTGGACGGCAAACTGCTGGCGATGGGAATACTCGCGCCCGTGCAGGCCGCGGCGTGGTTGGTACTCCTCTCGTTTAACGGGACCAACGTCGCCAACCCGCTCGAAATCGTGGCGCTCGTCGCGGCCTTCTCGGTCGCCATCGTCGCTATCGGCGCGATACTCGCGTTGCGGTTCCGCGACAGAAAGCAGGCCCAGTTTCTGTTCTCGATGGCGATGCTCGTCGTCTTCAGCGGGACGTACCTCCTGCCGGAAGCGCCCGCGAACACCGTGGCGAGGCTCGCCATCGGCAGTCCGACGCCGTTTACCCACGCGATGGTGGCGCTCTATTTGGCGTGTTCGCTCGCGGGTTACGCGCTGGTCCGCCGGGTCGTCGGTGGCCGGGGGCTTTTGACGACCGCGTAA
- a CDS encoding glycerophosphodiester phosphodiesterase — protein sequence MVSERLQTLNRRTFVGTGAAVASTALAGVGTAQQRCSDDDEGDHGADDDHGRGGGDDEDDITYVAHRGYKGLHPENTLRAFEAASRTADMIELDIMPCADGEIVVFHDEKLGARDGGTRGLTDQHGYVWENDCETVLNANVLGSGETVPLLSEALAAIPNHVDVNIEFKNPGSAAAQSSTNLSGAELEAGKERWRSFTEDALDIVAEHGNDVLVSSFYEAAIATVREVNPDIPVGYLLWDSIERGLDIVREYDCEAVNPPYNMVKGSPFFDDPYYLDDPDFADIDLVQVAHDEGREVNVYTLDTWYQADQLAKAGVDGLIVNYPNLLRE from the coding sequence ATGGTGTCAGAACGACTCCAGACGTTGAATCGGCGAACGTTCGTTGGAACCGGGGCCGCGGTCGCCAGCACCGCGCTGGCTGGCGTCGGAACCGCACAGCAGCGATGTTCCGACGACGACGAAGGTGATCACGGAGCGGACGACGACCACGGGCGCGGTGGGGGAGACGACGAGGACGACATCACGTACGTCGCCCACCGCGGGTACAAGGGACTCCACCCGGAGAACACGCTCCGTGCGTTCGAAGCGGCCTCGCGGACGGCGGACATGATAGAACTCGACATCATGCCGTGTGCGGACGGCGAAATCGTCGTCTTCCACGACGAGAAACTCGGCGCGCGGGACGGCGGTACCCGCGGCCTCACCGACCAGCACGGGTACGTCTGGGAGAACGACTGCGAGACGGTGTTGAACGCGAACGTCCTCGGCAGCGGGGAAACCGTGCCGCTCCTCTCCGAGGCGTTGGCGGCCATTCCGAACCACGTCGACGTGAACATCGAGTTCAAGAACCCCGGGTCGGCGGCGGCGCAGTCCTCGACGAATCTCTCCGGCGCGGAACTGGAGGCCGGAAAGGAACGCTGGCGGTCGTTCACCGAGGACGCGCTCGACATCGTTGCCGAGCACGGAAACGACGTCCTCGTCTCCTCGTTCTACGAGGCGGCCATCGCCACCGTCCGCGAGGTGAACCCGGACATCCCCGTCGGCTATCTCCTCTGGGATTCCATCGAACGCGGCCTCGACATCGTTCGGGAGTACGACTGCGAGGCGGTCAACCCGCCGTACAACATGGTGAAAGGGTCGCCGTTCTTCGACGACCCCTACTACCTCGACGACCCGGACTTCGCGGACATCGACCTCGTGCAGGTCGCCCACGACGAAGGCCGCGAGGTCAACGTCTACACCCTCGATACGTGGTATCAAGCCGACCAACTGGCGAAAGCGGGCGTGGACGGACTCATCGTGAACTACCCGAACCTGCTCCGCGAGTAG
- a CDS encoding cupin domain-containing protein codes for MQRIDIDDVESGGMGDADRRGLSNALETDDMSINHYALEPGDAFSGGLHTHLDQEEIFYIVSGTATFETKPEPDAESETVEVGAGEAIRFPPGEFQQGRNESDDEVVALALGAPRDSTDVRVAQPCPECESDVLGFRMGDDGMYLECPDCGTTVEM; via the coding sequence ATGCAGCGAATCGATATCGACGACGTGGAATCCGGAGGAATGGGTGACGCCGACCGCCGCGGACTCTCGAACGCGCTGGAGACGGACGATATGTCCATCAACCACTACGCCCTCGAACCGGGCGATGCCTTCTCGGGCGGACTGCACACGCACCTCGACCAGGAGGAGATATTCTACATCGTCTCGGGGACCGCGACGTTCGAGACTAAACCCGAGCCGGACGCCGAAAGCGAAACCGTCGAGGTCGGCGCTGGGGAAGCGATTCGATTCCCGCCGGGAGAGTTCCAGCAGGGGCGCAACGAATCGGACGACGAAGTGGTCGCGCTCGCGCTCGGTGCGCCGCGGGACTCGACCGATGTCCGCGTCGCACAGCCCTGTCCGGAGTGTGAGAGCGACGTTCTCGGGTTCCGGATGGGAGACGACGGGATGTACCTCGAATGTCCCGACTGCGGAACGACCGTCGAGATGTAA
- a CDS encoding universal stress protein, translating to MYDTILVPTDGSDSAAEAARNAVELAKRFDATIYAVYVIDIGAMWPDAYEGSILNDLEERGKKAVAAVREPAEDADIDVVDDVVTGGHPHRVILDYADDNDIDCIVMGTHGRRGLDRYLLGSVTERVVRMADVPVLTVHEPEE from the coding sequence ATGTACGATACCATCCTCGTCCCGACGGACGGTAGCGACTCGGCCGCGGAAGCGGCGCGAAACGCCGTCGAACTGGCGAAGCGGTTCGACGCGACGATTTACGCGGTGTACGTCATCGACATCGGCGCGATGTGGCCCGACGCCTACGAGGGGTCCATCCTGAACGACCTCGAAGAGCGGGGGAAGAAAGCGGTCGCGGCGGTGCGCGAACCGGCGGAGGACGCCGATATCGATGTCGTCGACGACGTGGTGACGGGCGGGCATCCACACCGCGTGATTCTGGACTACGCCGACGATAACGACATCGACTGCATCGTGATGGGTACCCACGGACGGCGCGGTCTCGACCGCTACCTACTGGGGAGCGTGACCGAGCGCGTCGTCCGAATGGCCGACGTGCCGGTGTTGACCGTCCACGAACCCGAGGAATGA